In one Lolium rigidum isolate FL_2022 chromosome 3, APGP_CSIRO_Lrig_0.1, whole genome shotgun sequence genomic region, the following are encoded:
- the LOC124702358 gene encoding pentatricopeptide repeat-containing protein At1g08070, chloroplastic-like yields the protein MLTVSLLDAHLARCCSARQLLQIHAQFIASGLLADAFAASRLLLFTSATRFLPLPLHHSFRLLQLVHHPNAFSCNTLLKAALLAGMPHLCLPLYASLPAPPDAYTHPTLAAACAARRDAAEGRQVHSHAIRHGFGDNLYVRNALMHMYSACGCLWDARRVFDAGPTWDAVSWNTILAAYVHARDVDQALGVFARMPARNATAVSSMVSLFGKRGMVDEAWRVFDEADCRDIFAWTAMVSCFERNNMFAEALHVFSCMRREPWPLDEALMVSVVAACAQSEIIQNGELCHGLIIRAGLCSLVNVQNVLIHMYSCCLDVAAARRLFDSSKCLDMFSWNSMMAGYLKNGHVKDAMALFSAMPRKDNVSWSTLISGCVQNNQSSDALSVFDSMRSQGIRPDEVTVVSVISACTNLSALEKGRSVHEYIRQNNYHITLVLGTSLIDMYMKCGCLEAALEVFNLMEEKGTPCWNAVIVGLAMNGLVTKALDMFSEMEASGTAIPNEITFTGVLSACRNAGIVEEGRHFFKLMRHKYQITPNIRHYGCMVDLLGRAGYVKEAEDMIESMPLSPDAPAWGALLGACWKHGDNEVGERVGRKLVDMDPHHDGFHAMLSNIYAKEGMWQSVNDLRGSMKQRNVIKVSGHTVLELSHSS from the coding sequence ATGCTCACGGTGTCCCTCCTGGACGCGCACCTCGCGAGGTGCTGCTCCGCGCGGCAGCTGCTTCAGATCCACGCCCAGTTCATCGCCTCCGGCCTCCTCGCCGACGCCTTCGCCgccagccgcctcctcctcttcacctCCGCCACCCGCTTCCTCCCGCTCCCGCTCCACCACTCCTTCcgcctcctccagctcgtccACCACCCCAACGCCTTCTCCTGCAACACCCTCCTCAAGGCCGCCCTGCTCGCCGGGATGCCGCACCTCTGCCTGCCACTCTACGCCTCCCTGCCAGCGCCCCCCGACGCCTACACCCACCCCACCCTCGCCGCGGCCTGCGCCGCAAGGAGGGACGCGGCCGAAGGCCGGCAGGTGCACTCCCACGCCATCAGGCACGGGTTCGGCGACAACTTGTACGTCAGGAACGCCCTGATGCACATGTACTCTGCTTGCGGCTGTCTCTGGGACGCGCGCAGGGTGTTTGACGCAGGGCCCACGTGGGACGCTGTTTCGTGGAACACGATCCTGGCTGCGTACGTGCATGCCAGGGATGTCGACCAGGCACTTGGTGTGTTTGCGCGGATGCCGGCGCGGAATGCTACGGCGGTGAGCTCGATGGTGTCGTTGTTTGGGAAGAGGGGTATGGTGGATGAGGCGTGGAGAGTGTTTGACGAGGCCGACTGCAGGGATATCTTCGCGTGGACGGCCATGGTTTCTTGCTTTGAGAGGAACAACATGTTTGCAGAGGCCTTGCACGTGTTCTCGTGTATGCGTCGAGAGCCGTGGCCTCTGGATGAGGCGCTGATGGTCAGTGTGGTGGCCGCTTGCGCTCAGTCGGAGATAATTCAGAATGGGGAACTATGCCATGGACTGATTATCAGAGCTGGCCTGTGTTCGCTGGTGAATGTTCAGAATGTGCTGATCCATATGTATTCATGTTGCCTGGATGTCGCTGCGGCGCGGAGATTGTTTGACAGTAGCAAGTGCTTGGACATGTTTTCCTGGAACTCGATGATGGCTGGCTATCTAAAGAATGGTCATGTCAAAGATGCAATGGCATTGTTCAGTGCAATGCCTCGCAAGGACAATGTTTCTTGGAGCACGTTGATATCTGGCTGTGTGCAGAATAACCAATCCTCAGATGCGCTCTCTGTTTTCGATAGCATGCGATCCCAGGGAATCAGGCCAGATGAGGTTACTGTTGTCAGTGTTATATCTGCATGCACTAATCTGTCCGCTTTGGAGAAAGGAAGGTCAGTGCACGAGTACATAAGGCAAAACAACTATCACATCACTCTTGTACTTGGGACTAGCCTCATTGACATGTACATGAAGTGTGGATGCTTGGAAGCTGCATTGGAAGTCTTCAACCTAATGGAAGAAAAAGGAACGCCTTGCTGGAATGCTGTCATTGTCGGACTGGCCATGAACGGCCTTGTGACAAAAGCCCTTGACATGTTTTCAGAGATGGAGGCATCTGGCACTGCTATCCCGAATGAGATAACTTTCACTGGAGTTTTGAGTGCTTGCCGAAATGCTGGCATAGTTGAGGAGGGCCGTCACTTCTTCAAGTTGATGCGGCACAAGTACCAAATCACGCCGAACATTAGACATTACGGATGCATGGTTGATCTTCTTGGACGTGCTGGATATGTTAAAGAGGCTGAGGATATGATTGAGAGCATGCCCTTGTCACCTGATGCTCCAGCATGGGGTGCATTGCTTGGTGCCTGCTGGAAGCATGGTGATAATGAGGTTGGGGAAAGGGTGGGGAGGAAGCTTGTTGATATGGATCCTCACCATGACGGGTTTCATGCTATGCTGTCTAACATATATGCTAAAGAGGGGATGTGGCAATCTGTAAATGATCTAAGGGGTTCCATGAAGCAACGCAATGTCATAAAAGTTTCAGGGCACACTGTGCTTGAATTGTCACATTCTTCATGA
- the LOC124702357 gene encoding uncharacterized protein LOC124702357 isoform X1 — MAPRSTMPRDTNKDLPGISNQIIHLLNIYQSSCTKHNTSVRMGESRGSIAFFTSYRPPVPLDIFCCPVPASSKLDELHLTDGLSYNYNGQTVPPEALKTIVKRLELAPQAAIEADIDSGRLTGLIFVSERQHNLETLQIALRSNDDGEVKVFTLADIYGTELFAGARLEDSGCIAGGYELDGQTSDHYLVYVSTKEPVQERHSPWNVVYKTNLGTGETERLTPPGTFDLSPSVSPSGKRVAVASYQGKKWDGEIKDLPTSIYLMSIETPSLDRERVIENGGWPTWGSETVIFFHRLTGENWGVFRYDLSTGETIRVTPEAFDAMTPAAIDETRVAVATIRQKSVFFDVRVEAQYRHIEVFDMSSPEKSLQITQYTKPKGDHYNPFVMDSGKYIGYHRCQSDHLQHGDDVPRQFNKLLSPHEDVGLFRVAGAFPAFSKDGSKLAFVDNEFKSVWLADSDGMRVVFETDGPNGIFSPVWNQKKDILYVCMGPSFKPNETLEIYAIPHVSSGARERRLLTKGKFNNAFPSTNPEGTKLVFRSTKHGGDKKYKSLYIMDAEVGEDAGEAERLTEGDWTDTHCQWSPNKDWIVFSSNRDRPADAPERDRGLDPGYFAVYLMNASDRSVVRVLRSGYDLSGHVNHPVFSPDGRSIAVTADLAAVSADPISLPIFFNSVRPYGDIFTVDIDPDDMEKNQDVENFARVTHSKYENSTPAWTVFSTDDPHAQWNLLVMEDNYTPSCPYAHHDGGESWHMTGQICTPKRVC, encoded by the exons ATGGCACCTAGAAGCACAATGCCTAGAG ATACAAACAAAGATCTACCTGGCATTAGCAACCAAATTATTCATCTTTTGAACATTTACCAGAG CAGTTGCACCAAACACAACACATCTGTTAGAATGGGTGAGAGTAGAGGAAGCATCGCCTTCTTCACGAGCTACAGGCCGCCAGTGCCTCTGGACATATTCTGCTGTCCAGTTCCAGCGTCATCAAAGCTGGACGAGCTGCACTTGACGGACGGCTTGTCGTACAACTACAACGGCCAAACTGTTCCACCAGAAGCTCTCAAGACGATTGTCAAGCGCCTGGAGTTGGCACCACAAGCCGCGATAGAAGCTGACATCGATTCGGGCCGTCTCACCGGCTTGATCTTTGTCTCCGAAAGGCAACACAACCTTGAAACACTCCAGATAGCCCTGCGCTCTAATGATGACGGCGAAGTCAAGGTCTTCACCTTGGCTGACATCTATGGCACTGAGTTGTTCGCTGGTGCCCGTCTGGAGGACAGTGGCTGCATTGCCGGTGGCTACGAGTTGGACGGTCAAACTTCTGACCATTACCTTGTCTATGTGTCCACCAAGGAGCCCGTGCAAGAACGCCATAGCCCCTGGAACGTCGTCTATAAAACTAATCTTGGGACAGGCGAAACTGAGCGCCTCACTCCACCAG GGACGTTTGATTTAAGTCCCTCTGTGTCACCATCTGGGAAGAGGGTAGCAGTGGCTTCTTACCAAGGAAAGAAATGGGATGGGGAAATTAAGGACTTGCCGACCAGCATTTACTTGATGAGCATAGAGACCCCATCTCTGGATCGCGAGCGGGTGATCGAGAATGGTGGCTGGCCAACATGGGGAAGCGAGACAGTAATATTCTTCCACAGATTGACAGGGGAGAACTGGGGTGTGTTTCGGTATGACTTGAGCACCGGCGAGACCATCCGTGTGACCCCGGAAGCATTCGATGCTATGACTCCAGCAGCCATTGATGAAACAAGAGTGGCTGTGGCAACTATCCGCCAGAAATCTGTGTTCTTTGACGTTCGTGTTGAAGCACAGTATCGTCACATCGAGGTTTTTGATATGAGTTCCCCAGAAAAATCACTGCAAATCACTCAGTACACCAAGCCAAAAGGCGACCATTACAACCCCTTTGTGATGGACAGTGGCAAGTACATTGGCTACCATCGTTGCCAAAGCGACCATCTCCAG catggagatgatgtcccgagaCAGTTCAACAAGCTGCTGTCCCCACACGAAGATGTTGGACTGTTTAGGGTTGCGGGTGCGTTCCCAGCCTTTTCCAAAGATGGCTCTAAGCTTGCATTTGTTGATAACGAGTTCAAATCCGTGTGGTTGGCCGATAGCGATGGAATGCGTGTTGTCTTTGAG ACAGATGGCCCCAATGGCATCTTCTCACCAGTTTGGAACCAAAAGAAGGACATATTGTATGTGTGTATGGGACCGTCTTTCAAACCCAACGAAACGTTGGAGATCTACGCCATCCCCCATGTATCGAGTGGTGCACGAGAGCGGCGGCTGCTCACAAAGGGGAAATTCAACAATGCGTTCCCATCCACCAATCCAGAAG GGACAAAACTTGTTTTCCGATCAACGAAGCATGGAGGAGACAAGAAGTACAAGAGTTTATACATAATGGACGCAGAAGTTGGAGAGGACGCAGGTGAAGCGGAACGGCTGACAGAAGGTGATTGGACTGACACACACTGTCAATGGTCTCCGAACAAAGATTGGATCGTGTTCTCATCAAACCGCGACAGGCCCGCAGACGCGCCGGAGCGCGACCGTGGCCTGGACCCGGGTTACTTTGCTGTTTACCTAATGAATGCAAGCGACCGCTCGGTGGTGAGGGTGCTCAGGAGTGGTTACGACCTCTCTGGTCACGTGAACCACCCGGTCTTCAGTCCAGATGGTCGAAGCATCGCCGTGACGGCAGACCTTGCCGCAGTGTCCGCTGACCCGATATCACTGCCGATCTTCTTCAACTCTGTGAGGCCCTATGGTGACATATTCACCGTTGACATCGACCCAGATGACATGGAGAAGAACCAGGATGTGGAGAATTTTGCCCGTGTCACACACAGCAAATACGAGAATTCCACTCCCGCCTGGACAGTGTTCTCGACTGATGACCCGCATGCGCAATGGAACCTCCTGGTCATGGAGGACAATTACACCCCGTCATGTCCGTACGCGCATCATGATGGAGGTGAAAGTTGGCACATGACCGGTCAGATCTGCACTCCGAAAAGGGTCTGTTGA
- the LOC124702357 gene encoding uncharacterized protein LOC124702357 isoform X2: protein MAPRSTMPRDTNKDLPGISNQIIHLLNIYQSCTKHNTSVRMGESRGSIAFFTSYRPPVPLDIFCCPVPASSKLDELHLTDGLSYNYNGQTVPPEALKTIVKRLELAPQAAIEADIDSGRLTGLIFVSERQHNLETLQIALRSNDDGEVKVFTLADIYGTELFAGARLEDSGCIAGGYELDGQTSDHYLVYVSTKEPVQERHSPWNVVYKTNLGTGETERLTPPGTFDLSPSVSPSGKRVAVASYQGKKWDGEIKDLPTSIYLMSIETPSLDRERVIENGGWPTWGSETVIFFHRLTGENWGVFRYDLSTGETIRVTPEAFDAMTPAAIDETRVAVATIRQKSVFFDVRVEAQYRHIEVFDMSSPEKSLQITQYTKPKGDHYNPFVMDSGKYIGYHRCQSDHLQHGDDVPRQFNKLLSPHEDVGLFRVAGAFPAFSKDGSKLAFVDNEFKSVWLADSDGMRVVFETDGPNGIFSPVWNQKKDILYVCMGPSFKPNETLEIYAIPHVSSGARERRLLTKGKFNNAFPSTNPEGTKLVFRSTKHGGDKKYKSLYIMDAEVGEDAGEAERLTEGDWTDTHCQWSPNKDWIVFSSNRDRPADAPERDRGLDPGYFAVYLMNASDRSVVRVLRSGYDLSGHVNHPVFSPDGRSIAVTADLAAVSADPISLPIFFNSVRPYGDIFTVDIDPDDMEKNQDVENFARVTHSKYENSTPAWTVFSTDDPHAQWNLLVMEDNYTPSCPYAHHDGGESWHMTGQICTPKRVC, encoded by the exons ATGGCACCTAGAAGCACAATGCCTAGAG ATACAAACAAAGATCTACCTGGCATTAGCAACCAAATTATTCATCTTTTGAACATTTACCAGAG TTGCACCAAACACAACACATCTGTTAGAATGGGTGAGAGTAGAGGAAGCATCGCCTTCTTCACGAGCTACAGGCCGCCAGTGCCTCTGGACATATTCTGCTGTCCAGTTCCAGCGTCATCAAAGCTGGACGAGCTGCACTTGACGGACGGCTTGTCGTACAACTACAACGGCCAAACTGTTCCACCAGAAGCTCTCAAGACGATTGTCAAGCGCCTGGAGTTGGCACCACAAGCCGCGATAGAAGCTGACATCGATTCGGGCCGTCTCACCGGCTTGATCTTTGTCTCCGAAAGGCAACACAACCTTGAAACACTCCAGATAGCCCTGCGCTCTAATGATGACGGCGAAGTCAAGGTCTTCACCTTGGCTGACATCTATGGCACTGAGTTGTTCGCTGGTGCCCGTCTGGAGGACAGTGGCTGCATTGCCGGTGGCTACGAGTTGGACGGTCAAACTTCTGACCATTACCTTGTCTATGTGTCCACCAAGGAGCCCGTGCAAGAACGCCATAGCCCCTGGAACGTCGTCTATAAAACTAATCTTGGGACAGGCGAAACTGAGCGCCTCACTCCACCAG GGACGTTTGATTTAAGTCCCTCTGTGTCACCATCTGGGAAGAGGGTAGCAGTGGCTTCTTACCAAGGAAAGAAATGGGATGGGGAAATTAAGGACTTGCCGACCAGCATTTACTTGATGAGCATAGAGACCCCATCTCTGGATCGCGAGCGGGTGATCGAGAATGGTGGCTGGCCAACATGGGGAAGCGAGACAGTAATATTCTTCCACAGATTGACAGGGGAGAACTGGGGTGTGTTTCGGTATGACTTGAGCACCGGCGAGACCATCCGTGTGACCCCGGAAGCATTCGATGCTATGACTCCAGCAGCCATTGATGAAACAAGAGTGGCTGTGGCAACTATCCGCCAGAAATCTGTGTTCTTTGACGTTCGTGTTGAAGCACAGTATCGTCACATCGAGGTTTTTGATATGAGTTCCCCAGAAAAATCACTGCAAATCACTCAGTACACCAAGCCAAAAGGCGACCATTACAACCCCTTTGTGATGGACAGTGGCAAGTACATTGGCTACCATCGTTGCCAAAGCGACCATCTCCAG catggagatgatgtcccgagaCAGTTCAACAAGCTGCTGTCCCCACACGAAGATGTTGGACTGTTTAGGGTTGCGGGTGCGTTCCCAGCCTTTTCCAAAGATGGCTCTAAGCTTGCATTTGTTGATAACGAGTTCAAATCCGTGTGGTTGGCCGATAGCGATGGAATGCGTGTTGTCTTTGAG ACAGATGGCCCCAATGGCATCTTCTCACCAGTTTGGAACCAAAAGAAGGACATATTGTATGTGTGTATGGGACCGTCTTTCAAACCCAACGAAACGTTGGAGATCTACGCCATCCCCCATGTATCGAGTGGTGCACGAGAGCGGCGGCTGCTCACAAAGGGGAAATTCAACAATGCGTTCCCATCCACCAATCCAGAAG GGACAAAACTTGTTTTCCGATCAACGAAGCATGGAGGAGACAAGAAGTACAAGAGTTTATACATAATGGACGCAGAAGTTGGAGAGGACGCAGGTGAAGCGGAACGGCTGACAGAAGGTGATTGGACTGACACACACTGTCAATGGTCTCCGAACAAAGATTGGATCGTGTTCTCATCAAACCGCGACAGGCCCGCAGACGCGCCGGAGCGCGACCGTGGCCTGGACCCGGGTTACTTTGCTGTTTACCTAATGAATGCAAGCGACCGCTCGGTGGTGAGGGTGCTCAGGAGTGGTTACGACCTCTCTGGTCACGTGAACCACCCGGTCTTCAGTCCAGATGGTCGAAGCATCGCCGTGACGGCAGACCTTGCCGCAGTGTCCGCTGACCCGATATCACTGCCGATCTTCTTCAACTCTGTGAGGCCCTATGGTGACATATTCACCGTTGACATCGACCCAGATGACATGGAGAAGAACCAGGATGTGGAGAATTTTGCCCGTGTCACACACAGCAAATACGAGAATTCCACTCCCGCCTGGACAGTGTTCTCGACTGATGACCCGCATGCGCAATGGAACCTCCTGGTCATGGAGGACAATTACACCCCGTCATGTCCGTACGCGCATCATGATGGAGGTGAAAGTTGGCACATGACCGGTCAGATCTGCACTCCGAAAAGGGTCTGTTGA
- the LOC124702357 gene encoding uncharacterized protein LOC124702357 isoform X3 yields the protein MQNIDLDASCTKHNTSVRMGESRGSIAFFTSYRPPVPLDIFCCPVPASSKLDELHLTDGLSYNYNGQTVPPEALKTIVKRLELAPQAAIEADIDSGRLTGLIFVSERQHNLETLQIALRSNDDGEVKVFTLADIYGTELFAGARLEDSGCIAGGYELDGQTSDHYLVYVSTKEPVQERHSPWNVVYKTNLGTGETERLTPPGTFDLSPSVSPSGKRVAVASYQGKKWDGEIKDLPTSIYLMSIETPSLDRERVIENGGWPTWGSETVIFFHRLTGENWGVFRYDLSTGETIRVTPEAFDAMTPAAIDETRVAVATIRQKSVFFDVRVEAQYRHIEVFDMSSPEKSLQITQYTKPKGDHYNPFVMDSGKYIGYHRCQSDHLQHGDDVPRQFNKLLSPHEDVGLFRVAGAFPAFSKDGSKLAFVDNEFKSVWLADSDGMRVVFETDGPNGIFSPVWNQKKDILYVCMGPSFKPNETLEIYAIPHVSSGARERRLLTKGKFNNAFPSTNPEGTKLVFRSTKHGGDKKYKSLYIMDAEVGEDAGEAERLTEGDWTDTHCQWSPNKDWIVFSSNRDRPADAPERDRGLDPGYFAVYLMNASDRSVVRVLRSGYDLSGHVNHPVFSPDGRSIAVTADLAAVSADPISLPIFFNSVRPYGDIFTVDIDPDDMEKNQDVENFARVTHSKYENSTPAWTVFSTDDPHAQWNLLVMEDNYTPSCPYAHHDGGESWHMTGQICTPKRVC from the exons ATGCAGAATATTGACCTGGATGCAAG TTGCACCAAACACAACACATCTGTTAGAATGGGTGAGAGTAGAGGAAGCATCGCCTTCTTCACGAGCTACAGGCCGCCAGTGCCTCTGGACATATTCTGCTGTCCAGTTCCAGCGTCATCAAAGCTGGACGAGCTGCACTTGACGGACGGCTTGTCGTACAACTACAACGGCCAAACTGTTCCACCAGAAGCTCTCAAGACGATTGTCAAGCGCCTGGAGTTGGCACCACAAGCCGCGATAGAAGCTGACATCGATTCGGGCCGTCTCACCGGCTTGATCTTTGTCTCCGAAAGGCAACACAACCTTGAAACACTCCAGATAGCCCTGCGCTCTAATGATGACGGCGAAGTCAAGGTCTTCACCTTGGCTGACATCTATGGCACTGAGTTGTTCGCTGGTGCCCGTCTGGAGGACAGTGGCTGCATTGCCGGTGGCTACGAGTTGGACGGTCAAACTTCTGACCATTACCTTGTCTATGTGTCCACCAAGGAGCCCGTGCAAGAACGCCATAGCCCCTGGAACGTCGTCTATAAAACTAATCTTGGGACAGGCGAAACTGAGCGCCTCACTCCACCAG GGACGTTTGATTTAAGTCCCTCTGTGTCACCATCTGGGAAGAGGGTAGCAGTGGCTTCTTACCAAGGAAAGAAATGGGATGGGGAAATTAAGGACTTGCCGACCAGCATTTACTTGATGAGCATAGAGACCCCATCTCTGGATCGCGAGCGGGTGATCGAGAATGGTGGCTGGCCAACATGGGGAAGCGAGACAGTAATATTCTTCCACAGATTGACAGGGGAGAACTGGGGTGTGTTTCGGTATGACTTGAGCACCGGCGAGACCATCCGTGTGACCCCGGAAGCATTCGATGCTATGACTCCAGCAGCCATTGATGAAACAAGAGTGGCTGTGGCAACTATCCGCCAGAAATCTGTGTTCTTTGACGTTCGTGTTGAAGCACAGTATCGTCACATCGAGGTTTTTGATATGAGTTCCCCAGAAAAATCACTGCAAATCACTCAGTACACCAAGCCAAAAGGCGACCATTACAACCCCTTTGTGATGGACAGTGGCAAGTACATTGGCTACCATCGTTGCCAAAGCGACCATCTCCAG catggagatgatgtcccgagaCAGTTCAACAAGCTGCTGTCCCCACACGAAGATGTTGGACTGTTTAGGGTTGCGGGTGCGTTCCCAGCCTTTTCCAAAGATGGCTCTAAGCTTGCATTTGTTGATAACGAGTTCAAATCCGTGTGGTTGGCCGATAGCGATGGAATGCGTGTTGTCTTTGAG ACAGATGGCCCCAATGGCATCTTCTCACCAGTTTGGAACCAAAAGAAGGACATATTGTATGTGTGTATGGGACCGTCTTTCAAACCCAACGAAACGTTGGAGATCTACGCCATCCCCCATGTATCGAGTGGTGCACGAGAGCGGCGGCTGCTCACAAAGGGGAAATTCAACAATGCGTTCCCATCCACCAATCCAGAAG GGACAAAACTTGTTTTCCGATCAACGAAGCATGGAGGAGACAAGAAGTACAAGAGTTTATACATAATGGACGCAGAAGTTGGAGAGGACGCAGGTGAAGCGGAACGGCTGACAGAAGGTGATTGGACTGACACACACTGTCAATGGTCTCCGAACAAAGATTGGATCGTGTTCTCATCAAACCGCGACAGGCCCGCAGACGCGCCGGAGCGCGACCGTGGCCTGGACCCGGGTTACTTTGCTGTTTACCTAATGAATGCAAGCGACCGCTCGGTGGTGAGGGTGCTCAGGAGTGGTTACGACCTCTCTGGTCACGTGAACCACCCGGTCTTCAGTCCAGATGGTCGAAGCATCGCCGTGACGGCAGACCTTGCCGCAGTGTCCGCTGACCCGATATCACTGCCGATCTTCTTCAACTCTGTGAGGCCCTATGGTGACATATTCACCGTTGACATCGACCCAGATGACATGGAGAAGAACCAGGATGTGGAGAATTTTGCCCGTGTCACACACAGCAAATACGAGAATTCCACTCCCGCCTGGACAGTGTTCTCGACTGATGACCCGCATGCGCAATGGAACCTCCTGGTCATGGAGGACAATTACACCCCGTCATGTCCGTACGCGCATCATGATGGAGGTGAAAGTTGGCACATGACCGGTCAGATCTGCACTCCGAAAAGGGTCTGTTGA